In Columba livia isolate bColLiv1 breed racing homer chromosome Z, bColLiv1.pat.W.v2, whole genome shotgun sequence, one DNA window encodes the following:
- the DIRAS2 gene encoding GTP-binding protein Di-Ras2: protein MPEQSNDYRVVVFGAGGVGKSSLVLRFVKGTFRESYIPTIEDTYRQVISCDKSICTLQITDTTGSHQFPAMQRLSISKGHAFILVYSITSRQSLEELKPIYEQICQIKGDVESIPIMLVGNKNDENQNREVDSSEGEAMAKKWKCAFMETSAKLNHNVKELFQELLNLEKRRTVSLQIDGKKSKQQKRKEKLKGKCVVM, encoded by the coding sequence ATGCCTGAGCAAAGCAATGATTACAGGGTTGTTGTGTTTGGAGCAGGAGGAGTGGGAAAAAGTTCTTTGGTCTTGAGATTTGTGAAGGGCACTTTCAGAGAGAGCTACATCCCTACCATCGAAGACACCTATCGGCAGGTGATCAGCTGTGATAAGAGCATATGCACTTTGCAGATAACTGACACTACAGGGAGCCATCAATTTCCAGCCATGCAACGTCTTTCCATTTCTAAAGGACATGCTTTCATTTTGGTTTACTCTATCACCAGCCGACAGTCCTTGGAGGAACTCAAACCAATCTATGAACAAATATGTCAGATTAAAGGAGACGTAGAAAGCATTCCAATAATGCTGGTGGGGAACAAAAATGATGAGAACCAAAATCGAGAGGTGGACAGCAGTGAAGGAGAAGCCATGGCTAAGAAGTGGAAATGTGCCTTCATGGAGACCTCTGCCAAGCTGAACCATAACGTGAAAGAGTTATTCCAAGAATTACTAAATCTAGAGAAACGCAGGACTGTGAGCTTACAAATTGATGGcaaaaaaagcaagcagcagaaacggaaagagaagctgaaaggcaaaTGTGTGGTGATGTGA